In the genome of Lysobacter sp. BMK333-48F3, the window CGCACCGTGCCGGAATCGAGCTGTATCGCGCCCACATCGTCCGCCACGCGTTCGAGCCGCACACCCACGAAGCCTACGGCCTGGGCGCGATCGAATCCGGAGTCGAACGCTTCCGCTACCGCGGCAGCGACCACCTGGCGCCGCCGGATTCGCTGGTGCTGATGAATCCCGACGTGCTGCACACCGGCCGCGCCGAGACCGAAGGCGGCTGGCGTTACCGCATGGTCTATGTCGACCCGGAGGTCGCCGAGGAGATCACCGGCGAACGCGGCTGGTGGTTCGAGCAGGCGGTGCGCCACGATCCGGCGCGCGCGCAACGCATCACCGCGCGCCTGGACGCGCTGTGGCTGACGCGCGACGAGCTGGATTTCGACAGCCAGTTGTTCGCCCTGCTGGCCGAGTTCCGCGACCACGCCCGCGTCGTCCGGCCGCTGCGCGAACAGGCGCCGGTGCGCTTCGCGCCGGTGATCGAGTATCTGCACGCGCATCTGGCCGAGCGCATCGGCCTGGAACAGCTGGCCGCGGTCGCCGGGCTGAGCCCGTTCCATTTCCTGCGCCAGTTCCGCCGCCAGTACCACGTCACCCCGCAGCAGATGCTGATGGCCTTGCGCCTGTACCGGGCCAAGCGCCTGCTCGCCGCGGGCGCGGCGCCGGCCCAGGTCGCGCTCGACAGCGGCCTGGCCGACCAGGCCCACCTGACCCGCGCCTTCTCGCGCCGCTACGGCATCACCCCGGCGCGCTACCAGCGCCAGATCCTCGCCGGCCGCCGCCCCGGCTGAGCCGCACCGGGGCGGGCGCAATCTGAGACAAGACCGGCGCCGGCCGCCTCGGCCAGGCTGGGCGCATGTTGCTCGGAACCCTCTACGCGCTCGCCGCTGGCCTGATCTGGGGCCTGGTCTTCGTCGGACCGCTGTTGCTGCCGGAGTATTCGCCGGCGCTGCAGTCCTTCGGCCGCTACCTCGCCTTCGGCCTGATCGCCCTGCCGCTGGCCTGGATGGACCGCGGCGCGCTGCGCCAGTTGCGCCGCCAAGACTGGCTCGAGGCGCTCAAGCTGGTCGCGATCGGCAACCTGCTCTATTACCTGTTCCTGGCCAGCGCGATCCAGCGCGCCGGCGGCCCCTTGCCGACCATGATCATCGGCACCTTGCCGGTGGTGATCGCGGTCTGCGCCAACCTGCGCAACGCGCGCCGCGACGGCCGCCTGCCCTGGCTGCGCCTGCTGCCCTCGCTGTCGCTGATCGCGCTCGGCATCGCCTGCGTCAACCGCGCCGAGCTGCAGGCCTTGCGCGCCGATCCGCAGGCCGACCTGCACCGCTATGCCTTGGGCGGCCTGCTCGCGGTGGGCGCGGTGGTGTGCTGGACCTGGTACCCGCTGCGCAACGCCGACTGGTTGCGCGCGCATCCCGATCGCAGCCCGCGCAGTTGGGCCACCGCCCAGGGCGTGGCGACCCTGCCGCTGGCGTTGTGCGGCTACGCCGCGCTATGGCTGTGGATGAGCGCGCGCGGCGACGATTTCGCCATGCCGTTCGGGCCGCGGCCGCTGTTCTTCGTCGGCCTGATGGCGGCGATCGGTCTGCTCGCGTCCTGGGTCGGCACCCTGTGCTGGAACGAAGCCAGCCAACGCCTGCCGACCGCGCTCGCCGGCCAGTTGATCGTGTTCGAGACCCTGGCCGCGCTGAGCTATGCCTTCGCGCTGCGCCAGCAATGGCCGCCGCCGCTGACCCTGTTCGGCATCGCCCTGCTGATCGCCGGCGTGGTCTGGGCGTTGCGGATCAAGCCGGTCGCCGCGACTCAGACCGCCGTCGCGAACTGAGCGCGACCGGCGCCGGAGATACGCTCAAGCGCGGCATTCCTGCGGCGTTATGCCGCAGCCGAGCCGCGGCGGGCGCTGCCTAAGCTGGCCGCCCCGCGTCTGTCGGAATGCGCTCATGCGCCAGCGTTCGTTGCGTTCGCCCCTGCTCGCCATCGCGATCGCGTTCGCATTCGACGCGGCCGCGCAAACCCAGGATGCGCCCGGCGGCGAGCCCGCTACGCTGGAGACGGTGCGCGTACGCGGCCCGGATCGGCCGCGCACCGTCGACAGCCTCGAAGCCGCGCGCGCGCGCCTGGACCAACGCGCCGGCGCCACCGCGCTGGTCGACGGCGAGTCCTACCGCGACCGCCGCGTCGGCACGCTCGCCGATGCGCTGGGTTATGCGCCCGGCGTGTTCGTGCAGCCGCGCTTCGGCGCCGAAGAAGCGCGCCTGTCGATCCGCGGCTCCGGCCTTCAACGCACCTTCCACGGCCGCGGCCTGGAACTGCTGCAGGACGGCAGCCCGCTCAACCTCGCCGACGGCGGCTTCGATTTCCAATCGGTGGATCCGCTGGCGGCGCGCTACATCGAGGTCTATCGCGGCGCTAACGCGCTGGAGTACGGCGCCGCTACGCTCGGCGGCGCGATCGACTTCGTTTCGCCGACCGGCTACGACACCGCGCCGCTGACCCTGCGCGCGGAAGCCGGCGCGTTCGGCCATCGCCGCGGCCAGCTCGCCCTGGCCGGCGTGTCCGGCCGCGCCGACGCTTATCTGAGCCTGGGCGGTTCGCGCCAGGACGGTTTCCGCGATCACGCCGCGCAAGAGAACTACCGCTGGTTCGGCAACGCCGGCTATCGCTTCGGCGAGCGCCTCGACGGCCGCGTCTACCTGACCCATGTCGACACCCGCTCGGCCCTGCCCGGCAGCCTGACCCTGG includes:
- a CDS encoding AraC family transcriptional regulator; translation: MQGVPAHFVDAQDAAEFRQPAHRAGIELYRAHIVRHAFEPHTHEAYGLGAIESGVERFRYRGSDHLAPPDSLVLMNPDVLHTGRAETEGGWRYRMVYVDPEVAEEITGERGWWFEQAVRHDPARAQRITARLDALWLTRDELDFDSQLFALLAEFRDHARVVRPLREQAPVRFAPVIEYLHAHLAERIGLEQLAAVAGLSPFHFLRQFRRQYHVTPQQMLMALRLYRAKRLLAAGAAPAQVALDSGLADQAHLTRAFSRRYGITPARYQRQILAGRRPG
- a CDS encoding DMT family transporter, whose amino-acid sequence is MLLGTLYALAAGLIWGLVFVGPLLLPEYSPALQSFGRYLAFGLIALPLAWMDRGALRQLRRQDWLEALKLVAIGNLLYYLFLASAIQRAGGPLPTMIIGTLPVVIAVCANLRNARRDGRLPWLRLLPSLSLIALGIACVNRAELQALRADPQADLHRYALGGLLAVGAVVCWTWYPLRNADWLRAHPDRSPRSWATAQGVATLPLALCGYAALWLWMSARGDDFAMPFGPRPLFFVGLMAAIGLLASWVGTLCWNEASQRLPTALAGQLIVFETLAALSYAFALRQQWPPPLTLFGIALLIAGVVWALRIKPVAATQTAVAN